GCAATAGTAGCCTGAGTGAACTCTACCGGATACCGATTGGCAACTTGATTGTGCTTTACAATGCAGCAGGAAGCGACTATACTTATGTGATAGAAGAGATACTCTCCGTGGACGAGACGGGTGCCACGGTGGAAGAGCGACGGCAGCACGCGCGTCTGCTTGATCCAACAGACCAGCCGGTACTCACCGTGGTGACCTGCTGGCCTGCTTGGAGCTACACGTCGCGTATTGTCGTGCGAGCTCGACTCAGGGGGCCGAATTAGCAGGCAACGTGCTCTCGTTCTGATACTGCTGGCTGTGCTGTGTGTGGGGTGTCGGCCGCGACACACGGTGCCCCCGCTATTTGGCACCAGGTTCGGCGTTGGGATCGGCGATGCACCGCTGACAGGAGAGCAGCTTGACCAGTTGGGCCCGGTGTGGTATATGGACTGGAGCTGGTCGAAACCAGCGGTTGTCGGCCACCAGCGGCTTTACGTAATCAACTGCGATGAGGTGGAGCCGCAGGGGCTCAAGATCGCCGCGGCGATGAAGGCCAGCGGGCCTTCGTGGTGGGCACTGGGTAACGAGCCCAACGATCCCAATCAGGACAACCGTAGTCCTGAAGAGTACGCCCGTTTGTATCGAGCGTTCGAGGAATGGGCGGCAGAAGCGCCGCAGTGCGGGATTCTGCCGGCGGGCATCGCCAATGCGGACTGGCAGTGGGCTGAGCAGTTTCGGCAGGCCTTCCTGGAGCGGTACGGACGCTATCCGAAGGTGGATGGCTGGAACATTCACAACTATATCCTGGAGCCCGGGCTGGATCCGTACGACGTGACCGAGTTCGCGCGTCGTATTGAGGGCTTTCGGCTGTGGATGGCGAACATCGGAGACGCGGGCAAACCGCTCTTCCTGACCGAGTTCGGCGTATTGTACGGGAGTGGCTGCTGCGACAGGCCGGTCGACCCGCCGGAAAAGCTGCAAGAGTTCATGATCGATGCGGTGGAGTGGCTGCAGCAGTCAGACAGTGTGCAGGCCTGGGCGTGGTTCGCCACTTATACGCGGGCCTACAATGGTAGCCTGATGTCGCCCGCTGGTGAACTAAACGACCTGGGCCGGCTTTATGGCCGGCTGGTGCGGGAGGGCGCGCAGTAGGGCGGTTCGAGCAGGCGGCCTCCGAACAGGAACGGTGACCGCTCTGAAGAGCTGACGTCGCATCATCGGTGCCGGAAGAGCACCGATTCATCCAATTGCGTGTAGCTGGAGCAGAGGAGGCACATGATGGAACCCAGAGACATCAGGTCGAACGATGGCCGAGTACTGCCGCGCTTTGCGTTGATGTTGTGTCTGGCGGGGCTGGTGGCGGCGCTCGTCGGCCTGACGAACGCGCCGTGGGACCTGAACGCCCCGGCCCTGGCGCAAGGCTCGATCCCTACACCGTCCTACACAGCGACGCGAATTACCATTCCGACGCCGTCGTTCACTGCCACGCGAACCCCGGTGTGCACCCAGGTCTGCCCGACCTGCCCGCCGCCCGAGTCGTACACCCCGACGCCGACTCCGGTGTTTGAAGGGCCGGGTTGCTGCCCACCGCATGGCTATCCTGACTACTCGCCGCACGGCGCGCCTGATTTCGACATGCGCCAGGAGGACTGGTACGTCACATCGGCGGTGCTGGCACGCCTGCTGCCGGGTGAGGTCGCCTGGACCTACTCGGGCCCCGCGGCGTCGGCCGATGCCGTTTGGTGGCTGGATTCCAAGGCCGAGTACGAGCTCGGGCGCAAGTACGAACTGGTAACCAACTATGGTCCGTGGTACGACCACGACCAGAAGAACGCGCCTCCGTTGATTGAGGATCTGGCGCGGAAGGCCCAGACTGACAGCGGCGGCACGGACGTCGAGGAGCTGTATTCGGGCCTCGAGGCGTACATCCGCGCCCAGGGGCTGGAGGGCCAGGTGGCAGTGGAGAAGGTCCGTGGTCCTTCCTTCAGATGGGCCTTTGAGGACCTGCAGAATCACGACACCTTCATGGTTCTTCTGCTCGGCTTCTGGCAACGTAATGGCGATGAGTGGGTACGGGTCGGCGGTCACTGGGTCGGAGCGCTCTGCTTCGAACCTCGCCTCGAGAGGATTCAACTGGTTGACCCTCTGCTGGATGAAGCTACCCTGGGACAGCCGGGCTGGGAGTGGGGAGGCGTTCCGCCTACCTACACCATGCACAACGATGCGCAGTTCGTGAGCTACGACGCCTATCACTACCTCGAAACAGAGATCCCCGGCGCGCGGTGGGAACTCGACCACTATGCGCACGACAAACTGGCATCGGTCGTCCACAACAGCCTGGGTCAGAACTATGGCTGTCTCCTGGAGCCCTACCGTGATGACTATCAGGAGGGTAAGGCGGTGCGGGTAGTGGTGGACTACGGCCTGGCCATTCGCCGCGGCGCCAGATGCTACTTTGGCATGCCGACGCCCACGCCGGTCACACCGACGATCACCCCGATCCCGGATCCGCTGCGCATCACCAAGACGCGGCCGTACGGCGAAGTGAAGATCGGCTGGAACCTCTTTTACTACATCTTTGTCACCAACACCGGCACGTCACCGGTGAATGGCGTAACCATCGTTGATACGCTGCCCACCGAGCTGGCACCGTACAGTGTCGTTCCCGGGATTGGCCCCGTCGGAACCTGCAATCCAGGGGGCAGCTTTGATGGCGTGAGGACGGTAACCTGGAATCTGGGCACGCTGGGTCCGGGCGAATCGCGGTCGGTGTGCATCAAGGCCCAACCGTGGACGACTGCGGCGGGCAAAGTCATCGTCAACCATGCCGTGGTCAGCGCGCCAGGGTTCAAGTCGCGCGAAGCCAGCGATAGTGCCTACGTCTATGAGCCGCAACAGCCGACGCAGACGCCGACTCGGGTGCAGTACCCGTCGGCGACGCCGTCTCCCACCTGGGGATGCATCTTCCCGCCCTGCCCTACCTGCCCGGCGCCTTCGACGCCGCAGCCTACGGCAACACCCAACGTCGGGGGCCCGGGCATCTGCCCACGGCAGACGTACCCGGACTATGCCCCGCACGGCCCGCCTGACTTTGACATGCGTCAGGAAGAGCAGAGCAGCAAGGACCAGTGGACCCTCTCGGGACCAACTGCGGCCGGTGATGCGCTGTGGTGGCTGGACTC
The genomic region above belongs to Chloroflexi bacterium ADurb.Bin180 and contains:
- a CDS encoding Glycosyl hydrolase catalytic core, with protein sequence MSCELDSGGRISRQRALVLILLAVLCVGCRPRHTVPPLFGTRFGVGIGDAPLTGEQLDQLGPVWYMDWSWSKPAVVGHQRLYVINCDEVEPQGLKIAAAMKASGPSWWALGNEPNDPNQDNRSPEEYARLYRAFEEWAAEAPQCGILPAGIANADWQWAEQFRQAFLERYGRYPKVDGWNIHNYILEPGLDPYDVTEFARRIEGFRLWMANIGDAGKPLFLTEFGVLYGSGCCDRPVDPPEKLQEFMIDAVEWLQQSDSVQAWAWFATYTRAYNGSLMSPAGELNDLGRLYGRLVREGAQ